In Phycisphaerae bacterium RAS1, the genomic window TCAAAAGGAGCGACCCCGAATGACGAATCCCGTATCGGCGCTGATGTTGCGCGCCCGCCCGGCGTTCCAGCGGCGGTTGGAACCGGACGTTGAATTGTAATGCCGCTACTTTTTGGAGGCGTTAGACTTACGACCGATGGAAACAAGCGGCGGCATGGCCTCGCGGATTACTGAAAAGATCGTCACCGGCGTCGTCTTTGCGTTGCTCGTGGTGCTGGGCGTCACGCTTTGGCGTATGGACCCGGCCACGCGCACCGCCATTTGGAACGGCATCTGGAAAACGGCGGCCTGGTGCGTGCTGGCGGCGGCGCTGCCGTGGTCCGGACGGCTGTTCATCGCGCGCGTCTCAGAGATCGGCACGAACTGGGCCGGCGCGGGCTTGATCGGGGCATACGTCCTGATTGACGTCGTCGCGGCCCTGCTCTTCATGGGTGGCCTGCCGGGCGGCGGCTGGGCCTGGACCGCGACGCTCGTCGGCCTCGGTCTGGCTGGTTCGTATAATTACCTGGTGACGGAGTACCTGGCCGAGCAGTGCGGCGGTTGACAGTCGGTTTGTACCGTCGGACCCCCGCGTCCGCCGACGTAGCGCCGGACCTCCGCGTCCGCCGACGTAGCGTCGGACCTCCGCGTCCGCCGACGTAGCGCCGGACCTCCGCGTCCGACGGCGAAATGTCGGGTGGGCAGTGCCCACCATCCGTCGTCGGCCACAGAGGGCCGGCGCTACGACGGCCAGCGTCACGACGGGCAGCATCACGACGGCCGACTCGGAGGTCGGCCGCTACGTGCTCGGCCGCTACGGGTCCGGCCGAGGGCGGCCGGGATACAGGCCGACGTGACGGACAGCGGGTTAGGACGGTGTGAGATGGCTCGCTATCAGCAAGGCACGCGCGTCAGCGAATACGTCCTCGAAGAGCCGCTGGGCGCCGGCGCGTTCGGTGAGGTGTGGCGCGCCCGGCATCACATCTGGAAAGACGACCAGGTCGCCGTCAAGCTGCCGACCGAGCCGCAGTACGTCCGGCACCTGCAGCGCGAGGGTGTCGTCGTTCACGGCCTTCGCCACCCGAACATCGTCCGCGTGCTGGGGCTGGACCCCTACGCGGACACGCCTTACATGGTGATGGAGCTGGTCCGCGGGCCGTCGCTCAAGCAGGTGCTTACGGAGAATCCGACCGGGCTGCCGGCCGAAACGGTCGAGCTGATCCTGCGCGGCGTAACCGCCGCACTGGTTGCGGCGCATGGGGCGGGCGTGCTGCACCGGGACCTGAAGCCTGGCAACATCCTGCTGAATCTCGCGGGCGGAACGCTCAACGGGCTCACGCTCGACGCGGTGAAGGTTGGAGATTTCGGACTGGGCATGGACGACTCGGAGTCGCTGCGGGCGATGGCGCAGTCGGCGTCGATCGCGCGCGAAGACAAGCTGGTCGGCACCATCGCCT contains:
- the prkC_10 gene encoding Serine/threonine-protein kinase PrkC, translating into MARYQQGTRVSEYVLEEPLGAGAFGEVWRARHHIWKDDQVAVKLPTEPQYVRHLQREGVVVHGLRHPNIVRVLGLDPYADTPYMVMELVRGPSLKQVLTENPTGLPAETVELILRGVTAALVAAHGAGVLHRDLKPGNILLNLAGGTLNGLTLDAVKVGDFGLGMDDSESLRAMAQSASIAREDKLVGTIAYMAPELRDGLKKADARADLYAVGVILFEMLTGERPAGAELPSTLRPGAPSGLDEIFRRLYAHYDRRYESAQAVFNDLDRRSGVRRPLPPVPPAAAPAGAHRAAPPRDLHVCPGCSHALAVDDQFCTMCGRQVAADIRRCRACGAYPAAADQYCIFCGAALPLARV